One window of the Pyrus communis chromosome 17, drPyrComm1.1, whole genome shotgun sequence genome contains the following:
- the LOC137722732 gene encoding ATPase family AAA domain-containing protein At1g05910 → MHKRSGGTAPEPVRTSGRLKGRTTPYGRGIYYYTTSTSRKIIQKRRNRKNKTKTRTAASHIAKIMRHGGTPRPQRSTTPLPSSNLNADASNLRRSTRKRTLSIRNRGDYITDDSSGSEQDEDIMKVRGKSIKNKVDNSSFKDELPSPKHKKMVETRHTPRREGLRPRRFNSAREQLHLQFDDEPGTSDEKIDQDETENGNDIEYNDADDAQNEADGEDVGDGDGDGDGEGDDDGDGDGDGDGDEDGDDEEGDEEQDGRRRYDLRNREDVRKLRPRSPRRVLRQGMGTKVGRDVRKGGSRVHKRHRMTRTDDSDDSLLVDELDQGPAIPWARGGSRSGPPWLFGGLDMHGTTAWGLNVAASGWGHQGDAFATLTSGIQTAGPSSKGGADIQPLQVDDSVSFDDIGGLSEYIDALKEMVFFPLLYPDFFASYHITPPRGVLLCGPPGTGKTLIARALACAASKAGQKVSFYMRKGADVLSKWVGEAERQLKLLFEEAQRNQPSIIFFDEIDGLAPVRSSKQEQIHNSIVSTLLALMDGLDSRGQVVLIGATNRIDAIDGALRRPGRFDREFNFPLPGCEARAEILDIHTRKWRNPPSKELKLELAASCVGYCGADLKALCTEAAIRAFREKYPQVYTSDDKFVIDVDSVNVEKYHFVEAMSTITPAAHRGAVVYSRPLSSVVAPCLQRHLQKAMKYISDIFPPLAVSSQLTKLSMLSSGSAIPLVYRPRLLLCGGEGSGLDHLGPAVLHELEKFPVHSLGLPSLLSDPSAKTPEEALVHIFGEARRTTPSILYLPQLNLWWETAHEQLRAVLLSLLEEFPSDLPILLLATSSVLPAEVDTAASSIFSDRSIYQLGKPSTEDRYLFFDCLIEAALSVLLEEITKKSQESVSVPELPKAPKVASGPKVSELKAKVEAEQHALRRLRMCLRDVCNRLLYDKRFNAFHYPVSDEDAPNYRSIIQNPMDVAKLLQCVDSGQYITCSAFLQDVDLIVSNAKAYNGDDYNGARIVSRAFELRDAVHGMLSQMDPALVAYCDKIAAQGGPEHIPDDLGVSTFPSVPVVQLGTVTRASARLRNVQVDVNLDPSHESQKRPKKHVEPAHAGSTPEDKSEHQDSTPLKTSQEPETNDTNPEVPESSSAGGNQLETPVEVSGHADMIGSQDTVMSDGEVTNQIESVRRLFVERTANYDIPQLERLYTRIMKAIFDIKHKGDIDGTKPSILRYLLKYAEDEANF, encoded by the exons atgcaTAAGCGATCTGGTGGGACGGCCCCGGAGCCGGTGCGGACGAGCGGAAGGCTGAAGGGTCGAACGACGCCGTACGGGCGGGGCATATACTACTACACCACAAGCACTTCCAGGAAGATCATCCAAAAGCGGAGAAACCGGAAGAACAAGACCAAGACCCGAACCGCCGCTTCCCATATCGCTAAGATAATGCGCCATGGCGGCACTCCTCGTCCCCAAAGATCCACCACTCCTCTCCCCTCCAGCAACCTCAAT GCAGATGCATCCAACCTCCGGCGCTCCACAAGAAAGAGAACGCTGTCAATAAGGAATCGGGGTGACTACATAACAGACGACAGTTCTGGAAGTGAGCAGGATGAAGATATAATG AAAGTCAGGGGTAAATCTATCAAGAATAAGGTTGATAATAGTTCGTTTAAAGATGAGTTGCCATCTCCCAAGCACAAAAAGATGGTGGAGACTAGACATACACCTCGTCGTGAAGGATTGCGCCCTCGACGGTTCAATTCTGCAAGAGAACAATTGCATTTGCAGTTTGATGATGAGCCGGGTACTTCAGATGAGAAGATTGATCAAGATGAAACCGAAAATGGGAATGACATTGAATACAATGATGCAGATGATGCTCAAAATGAAGCTGATGGTGAGGAtgttggtgatggtgatggtgatggtgatggtgagggtgatgatgatggtgatggtgatggtgatggtgatggtgatgaagACGGTGATGATGAGGAGGGTGATGAAGAACAAGATGGACGAAGACGATATGATCTTCGAAATCGTGAAGATGTCCGTAAGCTGAGACCAAGATCTCCTCGTAGAGTATTGCGTCAAGGAATGGGGACAAAGGTCGGTAGGGATGTGAGAAAGGGTGGATCACGAGTTCATAAGCGCCATCGTATGACAAGGACAGATGATTCTGATGACTCCCTTCTTGTCGACGAGCTAGACCAAGGACCTGCAATTCCCTGGGCCCGAGGTGGGAGCAGATCTGGACCACCTTGGCTCTTTGGGGGATTAGACATGCATGGAACAACAGCATGGGGATTGAATGTTGCTGCTTCAGGTTGGGGTCATCAGGGTGATGCTTTTGCCACCTTAACATCTGGAATTCAAACTGCTGGGCCAAGTTCAAAGGGAGGGGCAGACATACAACCTTTGCAGGTTGATGATAGTGTGAGTTTTGATGATATAGGTGGGCTTTCTGAATATATTGATGCTTTGAAGGAAATGGTTTTCTTTCCTCTGTTATATCCAGATTTCTTTGCAAGTTATCATATCACCCCACCAAGGGGGGTTTTGTTATGTGGTCCTCCTGGGACTGGGAAAACATTAATTGCCAGAGCGTTAGCCTGTGCTGCATCAAAGGCTGGCCAGAAGGTCAGCTTTTACATGCGGAAGGGTGCAGATGTGCTAAGTAAATGGGTGGGTGAGGCTGAAAGACAATTAAAACTACTTTTTGAGGAAGCACAAAGAAATCAACCTTCGATCATATTCTTTGATGAAATAGACGGACTTGCTCCTGTAAGGTCCAGCAAACAAGAGCAAATTCACAATTCTATTGTCTCAACTTTGCTTGCTTTGATGGATGGTCTTGATTCCCGTGGCCAAGTCGTTTTGATTGGAGCAACCAACCGGATCGATGCAATTGATGGAGCTCTGCGGCGCCCTGGTAGATTTGACCGCGAATTCAACTTTCCTTTGCCTGGCTGTGAAGCACGTGCTGAAATTTTAGACATTCATACTCGGAAATGGAGGAATCCTCCTTCAAAGGAGCTAAAATTGGAACTTGCAGCTAGTTGTGTTGGATATTGTGGTGCTGATTTAAAGGCTCTTTGCACTGAAGCTGCCATTCGTGCTTTTCGAGAAAAATATCCTCAAGTTTACACAAGTGATGATAAGTTTGTAATCGATGTTGATTCAGTAAACGTTGAGAAGTATCACTTTGTTGAAGCCATGTCAACAATTACTCCAGCTGCTCACAGAGGTGCTGTTGTGTACTCCAGGCCATTGTCTTCAGTAGTAGCACCATGCCTGCAAAGGCATCTCCAAAAAGCCATGAAGTATATATCCGATATTTTCCCACCTCTTGCAGTTTCATCACAGTTGACCAAGCTTTCCATGCTCTCCTCTGGCTCTGCAATTCCTCTTGTCTATAGGCCTCGGCTTCTGCTATGTGGTGGTGAAGGTTCTGGCCTG GATCATCTTGGGCCTGCTGTTTTACATGAACTTGAGAAATTCCCTGTTCATTCTTTGGGACTTCCGTCTCTTCTATCTGATCCCAGTGCAAAGACACCAGAGGAGGCACTGGTACATATATTTGGTGAGGCAAGGAGAACAACTCCATCAATTCTCTATTTGCCTCAGCTCAATCTTTGGTGGGAGACA GCACATGAGCAGCTCCGAGCTGTTTTGCTGTCGTTGTTAGAAGAATTTCCGTCTGACTTGCCAATATTACTTCTTGCAACATCATCAGTGCTACCTGCTGAAGTTGACACTGCAGcttcttcaatattttctgATCGTTCTAT CTATCAGTTGGGCAAACCATCTACTGAAGACAGATATTTGTTTTTTGACTGTCTCATCGAAGCTGCTTTATCAGTGTTGTTAGAGGAGATAACAAAAAAATCCCAGGAATCAGTATCTGTTCCAGAACTTCCCAAGGCCCCAAAAGTGGCAAGTGGTCCGAAGGTCTCGGAGTTAAAAGCCAAAGTAGAAGCTGAGCAGCATGCTCTTCGCCGATTGCGGATGTGCCTCAGAGATGTTTGCAACCG GCTTTTATATGATAAGCGGTTTAATGCTTTCCATTATCCTGTCTCGGATGAGGATGCTCCAAACTATCGCTCAATTATTCAGAACCCTATGGATGTGGCTAAGCTGCTGCAGTGCGTCGACTCTGGGCAGTACATTACATGTTCTGCATTCCTGCAAGATGTTGATCTTATTGTTTCCAACGCAAAG GCTTATAATGGAGATGATTACAATGGTGCTAGGATTGTCAGCAGAGCTTTTGAGCTTCGGGATGCa GTACATGGGATGTTGTCACAAATGGACCCTGCACTTGTTGCATATTGTGACAAGATTGCAGCTCAAGGTGGTCCAGAACATATTCCCGATGATTTAGGGGTATCCACTTTCCCCTCTGTACCTGTTGTACAGCTGGGAACTGTCACCAGGGCAAGTGCTCGACTTCGTAATGTTCAGGTGGATGTAAATCTGGATCCAAGCCATGAGTCTCAGAAACGGCCGAAGAAGCATGTTGAGCCTGCACATGCAG GTTCGACTCCAGAAGACAAGTCAGAGCATCAAGATTCAACACCGTTGAAGACATCTCAGGAACCTGAGACGAATGACACAAATCCTGAAGTCCCAGAGTCCTCTTCTGCTGGTGGCAATCAGCTTGAGACCCCTGTAGAAGTTTCTGGCCATGCTGATATGATTGGATCCCAAGACACCGTCATGTCAGATGGCGAGGTCACAAACCAAATAGAGTCAGTCAGGCGGCTTTTTGTTGAAAGGACTGCAAACTATGACATTCCGCAACTCGAAAGGCTGTACACAAGAATTATGAAGGCCATTTTTGACATCAAGCACAAAGGTGACATAGATGGCACCAAGCCTTCAATTTTGAGGTACTTACTGAAATATGCAGAGGATGAAGCAAATTTCTGA